One window of Methanobrevibacter woesei genomic DNA carries:
- a CDS encoding transcription elongation factor Spt5, whose amino-acid sequence MEDTNNSIYALKTSVGQERNVARLLSRKAQVSGIGISAILVPESLKGYILVESSTKIDLRNPDLKVQHLRGVVEGKHGITFEEAKRFLKPEPIISSIQKGSIVELISGPFKGERAKVVRIDESREEVVLELIEAAVPIPVTVKADQIRIIQKEAD is encoded by the coding sequence ATGGAAGATACTAATAATTCCATATATGCTCTTAAAACATCTGTTGGCCAAGAAAGAAATGTTGCCAGATTACTTTCTCGTAAAGCACAAGTGTCTGGTATTGGTATTTCAGCTATTCTTGTCCCAGAGTCTTTAAAAGGTTATATATTAGTTGAATCTTCAACTAAAATTGATTTAAGAAATCCTGACCTTAAAGTACAACATTTAAGAGGTGTTGTGGAAGGTAAACATGGTATTACCTTTGAAGAGGCAAAAAGATTCTTAAAACCAGAACCTATTATTTCTTCAATACAAAAAGGAAGTATTGTTGAGCTTATTTCTGGTCCTTTCAAAGGAGAAAGAGCAAAAGTGGTTCGTATTGATGAGTCACGTGAAGAAGTAGTTCTCGAGTTAATAGAAGCAGCAGTGCCAATTCCGGTTACTGTTAAAGCTGATCAAATTAGAATCATTCAAAAGGAGGCTGACTAA
- a CDS encoding protein translocase SEC61 complex subunit gamma: protein MNVQENLDKLWKDCKRVLKVARKPDGSEYLDFSKITALGIVVIGVIGFVIVLISQLIGL from the coding sequence ATGAATGTACAAGAAAACTTAGATAAGTTATGGAAAGATTGTAAAAGAGTATTAAAAGTAGCTAGAAAACCTGATGGCTCTGAATATCTTGATTTTTCTAAGATCACTGCTCTTGGAATTGTTGTAATTGGGGTTATTGGTTTTGTTATTGTTTTAATAAGTCAATTAATTGGATTATAA
- the ftsZ gene encoding cell division protein FtsZ has product MKFIDDAIKESEKRMEKKKPEKKVSSDIDDGLVDIIEGNKTKIFVVGAGGAGNNTISRLNEMGIEGATTITVNTDAQDLFYSQSSKKILLGRQTCGGLGAGGEPSIGEECAEESEDEIREELDGADMVFVTCGLGGGTGTGSAPIISKLSKKTGALTVAVATMPFSAEGIRRRENAEEGLAKLKEAADTVIVIPNDKLLEVAPNLPLNKAFMVSDEILGRAVKGITELITKQGLISLDFADIRSIMEGSGMAMIGMGESDSGDRALESVHEALSSPLLDIDVSNATGALINISASSDLTLQESEKIVQVVADKLDPEANIIWGAQIDESLGNILRTTIVVSGIQSEYTSDDDEFIDEDGNVDSANNADDNLDDFIDGIF; this is encoded by the coding sequence GTGAAATTTATAGATGATGCAATTAAAGAATCTGAAAAGAGAATGGAAAAGAAAAAACCAGAAAAAAAAGTTTCTTCAGATATTGATGATGGTTTAGTAGATATTATTGAAGGAAATAAGACTAAAATATTCGTTGTTGGTGCTGGTGGAGCTGGTAACAACACCATTTCAAGATTAAATGAAATGGGTATTGAAGGAGCTACTACAATTACTGTTAATACTGATGCTCAAGATTTATTTTACAGTCAATCCTCTAAAAAGATTTTATTAGGAAGACAAACCTGTGGTGGTCTTGGTGCTGGTGGAGAACCATCTATTGGTGAAGAATGTGCTGAAGAAAGTGAAGATGAAATCAGAGAAGAATTAGATGGTGCAGACATGGTATTTGTAACCTGTGGTCTTGGTGGAGGTACAGGTACAGGATCAGCCCCAATTATTTCAAAATTATCTAAAAAAACTGGTGCATTAACTGTTGCTGTAGCTACTATGCCTTTCTCAGCAGAAGGAATTAGAAGGAGAGAAAATGCTGAAGAAGGTTTAGCTAAACTTAAAGAAGCTGCTGATACAGTTATTGTTATTCCAAATGATAAATTATTAGAAGTGGCACCTAACCTTCCTTTAAACAAAGCATTTATGGTTTCCGATGAAATTTTAGGAAGAGCAGTTAAAGGAATCACTGAATTGATTACCAAACAAGGTTTAATCAGTCTTGATTTCGCAGATATTAGATCTATTATGGAAGGATCAGGAATGGCTATGATTGGTATGGGTGAATCTGACTCTGGTGACAGAGCTTTAGAATCTGTACATGAAGCTTTAAGCAGTCCTTTATTAGATATTGATGTATCTAACGCTACTGGTGCTTTAATTAACATTTCAGCTAGTTCTGATTTAACATTACAAGAATCTGAAAAAATCGTTCAAGTTGTTGCTGATAAATTAGATCCAGAAGCAAATATTATCTGGGGTGCACAAATTGATGAAAGCTTAGGTAATATCTTAAGAACAACTATTGTTGTTTCTGGTATCCAATCTGAATATACTTCTGATGATGATGAATTCATTGATGAAGATGGCAATGTAGATTCAGCTAACAATGCTGATGATAACTTAGATGATTTTATTGATGGAATATTCTAA
- a CDS encoding pyruvate kinase alpha/beta domain-containing protein: protein MSNQITYFEKEGVDNTDDLINIVKERLADSTIKNVVIASASGESAMKLADALNDDINIINVTHHAGFSGPNSLDISEEMIEKLEERGIPTVIASHALSGVGRGITNKYGGYSPIDIIADTLRMFSHGIKVCAEISIMAADAGLIPVGEEVLAIGGRAKGVDSAAILTPANMTGVFDLRFHEILAMPRP, encoded by the coding sequence ATGAGTAATCAAATAACTTATTTCGAAAAAGAAGGTGTGGACAATACTGATGATCTTATTAATATAGTTAAAGAAAGATTGGCAGATTCTACAATTAAAAATGTAGTTATTGCTTCAGCTTCTGGTGAATCTGCAATGAAACTGGCTGATGCATTAAATGATGATATAAATATTATTAATGTAACTCATCATGCAGGGTTTAGTGGGCCAAATTCTTTAGATATTTCTGAAGAAATGATTGAAAAATTGGAAGAAAGGGGAATTCCAACTGTAATAGCTTCCCATGCACTTAGCGGTGTTGGAAGAGGAATTACAAATAAATATGGTGGATATTCGCCAATAGATATAATAGCTGATACTTTACGTATGTTTTCACATGGAATTAAAGTATGTGCTGAAATTTCAATAATGGCCGCTGATGCTGGATTAATTCCTGTTGGTGAAGAAGTTTTAGCTATTGGTGGTAGAGCAAAAGGAGTAGATTCTGCAGCTATTTTAACTCCAGCTAATATGACTGGTGTTTTTGATTTAAGGTTCCATGAAATCTTAGCAATGCCAAGACCATAA
- a CDS encoding coenzyme F420-0:L-glutamate ligase, which yields MTNNGLENIKYKEIDGYYVIPIETGYIKPNGSLNPIIEPATKLMRDGDYLVIAETPISVSQGRLVDEAKYKPGLKAKFLAVIWSKYIWGYILGPLLKIKKRTIKNLRKLPKETSAHKEVVLQLYGWKHALKPASEAGIDLSNAPGTSVSLLPENPEEVAKSLKKKINKDVTVMIIDTDATYMKNGHYFTGLPIAIDGIEANKGVIGYVKGQLSENMGSTPLGCSRKISVEEGLKIANIAEEYQKSLDTAMPTIHSVKSVLNVDGGVVTVEDLDSITHTPAVILRKK from the coding sequence ATGACTAATAATGGACTTGAAAATATAAAATACAAAGAAATAGATGGCTATTATGTAATCCCCATAGAAACTGGATATATAAAACCTAATGGCAGTTTAAATCCTATTATTGAACCTGCCACAAAGCTAATGAGAGATGGAGATTACTTAGTTATAGCTGAAACACCAATATCCGTTTCACAAGGACGATTAGTTGATGAAGCCAAATATAAACCTGGTCTTAAAGCTAAATTCCTTGCAGTAATCTGGAGTAAATATATCTGGGGGTATATTTTAGGCCCTCTTCTTAAAATTAAAAAGAGAACAATAAAAAACCTAAGAAAACTACCTAAAGAAACAAGTGCACATAAAGAGGTTGTTTTACAATTATATGGATGGAAACATGCTTTAAAACCTGCTTCTGAAGCTGGAATTGATTTAAGTAATGCACCAGGAACTAGTGTATCATTACTTCCAGAAAATCCAGAAGAAGTTGCAAAAAGCCTCAAAAAGAAGATTAATAAAGATGTTACTGTAATGATAATTGACACTGATGCAACATATATGAAAAATGGACATTACTTTACAGGCCTTCCAATAGCTATTGATGGAATTGAAGCAAATAAAGGAGTTATTGGATATGTTAAAGGTCAGTTAAGTGAAAATATGGGATCTACACCACTAGGATGTTCCAGAAAAATTAGTGTTGAAGAAGGTTTAAAAATAGCTAATATTGCTGAAGAATATCAAAAATCATTAGACACAGCAATGCCAACAATACACAGCGTAAAATCTGTTTTAAATGTGGATGGCGGAGTTGTTACTGTTGAAGACCTTGACTCAATAACTCATACCCCAGCAGTTATTCTTAGAAAAAAATAA
- the tfe gene encoding transcription factor E produces the protein MLDDPLVKPFLTNVVEDESNLPIIECLIDGVETDEEIAEKTGIRLNLVRKILYKLYDLKLASYKRSKDPETQWFTYSWKFEKDEVVKHIREACEADVKHFEEALNEEENNMYFICPQGHVRFDFNTASEYEFICPECGEEMEFFDNEEQINQLKDIIENIKLNLDNFNKKH, from the coding sequence ATGTTAGATGATCCGTTAGTAAAACCTTTTTTAACAAATGTAGTTGAAGATGAATCCAATTTACCAATTATTGAATGCTTGATTGATGGCGTTGAAACAGATGAGGAAATTGCTGAAAAAACAGGTATCAGATTAAATTTAGTTAGAAAAATCCTCTATAAATTATATGATTTGAAATTAGCTAGTTATAAAAGAAGTAAAGATCCGGAAACACAATGGTTCACTTACTCTTGGAAATTTGAAAAAGATGAAGTTGTGAAACATATACGTGAAGCTTGTGAAGCTGATGTAAAACATTTTGAAGAAGCATTAAACGAAGAAGAAAATAATATGTATTTCATTTGTCCACAAGGACATGTAAGATTTGATTTTAACACAGCATCTGAATATGAGTTCATTTGTCCTGAATGTGGAGAAGAAATGGAATTCTTTGATAATGAAGAACAAATTAATCAATTAAAAGATATTATTGAAAATATTAAACTTAATTTAGATAATTTCAATAAAAAACATTAA
- a CDS encoding TIGR00295 family protein, whose translation MNEEIKLLKKVNCPENVIEHCKAVCMKSMEMASNFKNVDLDLLQKGSLLHDIGRSETHSIQHAIKGVEIAKKYGYDESVCNIIERHIGAGITRKEAIKLGLPEKSYVPVTLEEKIVAHSDNLISGTKPVDLEFVINKWRKNMDDPEENIKRLIKLDEELKGGN comes from the coding sequence ATGAATGAAGAAATAAAACTTTTAAAAAAGGTTAATTGTCCTGAAAATGTTATTGAACACTGTAAAGCCGTTTGCATGAAATCTATGGAAATGGCTTCTAATTTTAAAAATGTGGATTTAGATCTTCTCCAGAAAGGATCATTATTACATGATATTGGGAGAAGTGAAACCCACAGCATCCAACATGCCATAAAAGGTGTTGAAATAGCTAAAAAATATGGTTATGATGAATCTGTTTGTAATATCATTGAAAGGCATATTGGTGCAGGAATTACTAGAAAAGAAGCTATTAAATTAGGTCTTCCAGAAAAATCTTATGTTCCAGTTACACTTGAAGAAAAAATTGTTGCACATAGTGATAACCTTATAAGTGGAACAAAACCTGTAGATTTAGAATTTGTTATAAATAAATGGCGCAAAAATATGGATGACCCTGAAGAAAATATAAAAAGATTAATAAAACTTGATGAAGAGTTAAAAGGTGGAAATTAA
- a CDS encoding DUF5591 domain-containing protein, which translates to MKVICSSEESLYRPEAVRWRERMQLMKPIGDTVVLLPCSMKKPYSNSKSHMKFRKVTRSFQELIITSPFGICPRELEETFPIQSYDVAVTGNWSQDEIDESGKILKEYVKGKTVVAHVSGGYEEVCRQYLDDCIYTCVDGKPTSPDSIYNLRMELKNHPKINRRQKVLNKLKSIAVYQWGEKASEFIPEDVKTKGQFHKKILSGNKQLAMLNMHQGLYTLNLEGGRVLKDLGINIVNIDFDLKTNTVFAPGIESADHNIIPQDEVVVVRGDEVVGVGKAVMTGREMEECDNGIGVKLKHRVKN; encoded by the coding sequence ATGAAAGTAATTTGTTCTAGTGAAGAATCCCTTTATCGTCCAGAGGCTGTAAGATGGAGAGAAAGAATGCAACTTATGAAGCCAATTGGTGATACAGTTGTTCTTTTACCATGCAGTATGAAAAAACCTTATTCTAACTCAAAATCACATATGAAATTTAGAAAAGTTACTCGCTCATTTCAGGAACTTATTATAACTTCACCATTTGGTATCTGTCCAAGAGAACTTGAAGAAACATTCCCAATACAATCTTACGATGTTGCAGTTACTGGAAACTGGTCACAGGATGAAATTGATGAATCTGGAAAAATATTAAAGGAATATGTTAAAGGAAAAACTGTTGTAGCTCATGTATCTGGCGGATATGAAGAAGTATGTAGACAATATCTTGATGACTGCATCTATACTTGTGTTGATGGAAAACCAACATCTCCAGATTCAATTTATAATCTTAGAATGGAATTAAAAAACCATCCAAAAATAAATAGAAGGCAGAAAGTTCTAAATAAGCTCAAATCAATAGCTGTTTACCAATGGGGAGAAAAAGCAAGTGAATTCATTCCTGAAGATGTGAAAACAAAAGGACAATTTCATAAAAAGATTTTATCTGGAAATAAACAGTTAGCTATGTTAAATATGCATCAAGGCCTTTATACTCTTAATTTAGAAGGAGGCCGTGTTCTTAAAGATTTGGGAATCAATATTGTCAATATTGATTTTGATTTAAAAACCAATACTGTTTTTGCACCTGGAATTGAAAGTGCAGATCATAACATTATCCCTCAAGATGAAGTTGTTGTTGTTCGTGGCGATGAAGTTGTTGGTGTTGGAAAAGCTGTTATGACTGGCCGTGAAATGGAAGAATGTGATAATGGAATTGGTGTGAAACTTAAACATCGTGTAAAAAATTAA
- a CDS encoding iron-sulfur cluster assembly protein, producing the protein MSEDLVSDVRDAISVINDPHMGVSIVEMGIVQDISVNNSEAKITLKPTNPGCMSIARVAADTKIMAEKVEGIEKAEIIVEGHAMADSINEMINK; encoded by the coding sequence ATGTCAGAAGATTTAGTTAGTGATGTTAGAGATGCTATTTCTGTAATTAATGATCCACATATGGGAGTAAGTATTGTAGAAATGGGCATTGTACAAGATATTAGTGTAAATAACTCTGAAGCTAAAATTACTCTTAAACCAACAAATCCTGGTTGTATGAGTATTGCTCGCGTTGCAGCTGATACAAAAATTATGGCTGAAAAAGTTGAAGGTATTGAAAAAGCTGAAATTATTGTTGAAGGGCATGCAATGGCAGATTCAATAAATGAAATGATTAATAAATAA
- a CDS encoding amino acid-binding protein, whose product MLLKMWEPLNEKFKKYPARMRVAQKMIELGLSLKDDGKIYCGNLKISDNALANAADVDRRVIKATTEVIENDPDLSNIFKNIIPAGTLLKNIAKNLNLGVIEIEVTSENEGILAAVTELISEKKVNIRQAYADDIETKEFPLLTIITENPVPSDIIKEFLSIKGVNRVSIY is encoded by the coding sequence GTGTTGTTGAAAATGTGGGAACCCCTAAATGAGAAATTTAAAAAATATCCTGCAAGAATGAGAGTTGCACAAAAGATGATTGAACTTGGATTAAGTCTTAAAGATGACGGGAAAATCTATTGTGGTAACTTAAAAATAAGTGATAATGCACTAGCTAATGCAGCAGATGTTGACAGAAGAGTTATTAAAGCAACAACTGAAGTTATAGAAAATGATCCAGATTTATCAAATATATTTAAAAATATTATTCCAGCTGGTACTTTACTTAAAAATATAGCTAAAAATCTCAACTTAGGAGTAATAGAAATTGAAGTAACTTCTGAAAACGAAGGAATTTTAGCTGCTGTAACAGAATTAATTTCAGAAAAAAAGGTTAATATTAGACAGGCCTATGCAGATGATATTGAAACAAAAGAATTTCCTCTTTTAACAATAATTACTGAAAATCCTGTCCCAAGTGACATAATTAAAGAGTTTTTATCTATAAAAGGAGTTAATAGAGTTTCAATTTATTGA
- a CDS encoding HypC/HybG/HupF family hydrogenase formation chaperone has protein sequence MCIAAPAKVVEINKEEGSLFADFGGVRQEAKISLLPDVEIGDYVLIHAGYAIEKLTEEAAKESLEAWEELLDVLEEEDKEMEKARMEDFQ, from the coding sequence ATGTGTATAGCAGCACCTGCAAAAGTTGTAGAAATTAATAAAGAAGAAGGAAGCTTATTTGCTGATTTTGGTGGAGTTAGACAAGAAGCTAAAATAAGTCTTTTACCTGATGTGGAAATTGGGGATTATGTTCTTATTCATGCAGGATATGCAATTGAAAAATTAACTGAAGAAGCTGCTAAAGAATCTTTAGAAGCATGGGAAGAACTTTTAGATGTTCTTGAAGAAGAAGATAAAGAAATGGAAAAGGCAAGGATGGAAGATTTTCAATAA
- a CDS encoding FAD-dependent oxidoreductase codes for MDNIIIGSGPSGRLAALQLGKLGQKVKLIEKKHIAGTCLNEGCMVICALTDVTKFIETNNRFNKRGFIKSQLDVSYDKIVEKIKETQTMLRSINQEECEAAGNELIYGEAKIENEEVIVNNESFTYDNLLIATGARPFIPDIEGNEYGLTSSDILNLDDIPKQLNIIGGGVIAIEVANIFSKLGSEVNLFARSTVLKDIKDEDATSYILKHLIPEINIHEHVNVDKLTKNKLVLESGEEFEGKSLFATGRIPNSEIAEGIVELNPNKTIKVNERMQTNVDNIYAAGDVTGGIQLTPIARMEGICAARNMANYPNKISYNSVPQTLNLNTEVSFVENEKIDENHEIVDIGFPGIAGPGNFWTIMDGETGFTKVSFDADDNKIKRITSISPSSVSDVAYLSYIMREDYDLNDYDDFIEIHPSTDTNYKIIKNMWL; via the coding sequence ATGGATAATATAATTATTGGATCAGGTCCTTCTGGAAGATTAGCTGCCCTTCAGCTTGGAAAATTAGGACAAAAGGTTAAATTAATTGAAAAAAAGCATATTGCAGGTACTTGTTTAAATGAAGGATGTATGGTCATATGTGCTTTAACAGACGTTACTAAATTTATTGAAACAAATAACAGATTTAATAAAAGAGGATTCATCAAAAGTCAACTTGATGTTTCCTATGATAAGATTGTTGAGAAAATCAAAGAAACACAAACAATGCTCAGGTCCATAAACCAGGAAGAATGTGAAGCTGCAGGAAACGAACTTATTTATGGTGAAGCGAAAATCGAAAATGAAGAAGTCATTGTAAATAATGAATCTTTTACCTATGATAATCTTTTAATAGCTACTGGAGCCCGCCCATTTATTCCAGATATTGAAGGTAATGAATACGGATTAACAAGTTCTGATATATTGAATTTAGATGACATTCCAAAACAGCTAAACATTATTGGTGGTGGAGTCATAGCTATTGAAGTTGCAAATATTTTCTCTAAACTAGGCAGTGAAGTTAACCTATTTGCAAGAAGTACCGTTCTAAAAGATATAAAAGATGAAGATGCTACCAGCTATATTTTAAAACATTTAATTCCTGAAATCAACATACATGAACATGTTAATGTGGATAAATTAACTAAAAACAAACTTGTTCTTGAATCTGGTGAAGAATTTGAAGGAAAATCTCTTTTTGCAACTGGAAGAATACCAAATTCTGAAATAGCTGAAGGAATTGTAGAACTTAACCCAAATAAAACAATAAAAGTTAATGAAAGAATGCAAACTAATGTGGATAATATATATGCTGCAGGTGATGTAACTGGAGGAATTCAACTAACACCAATAGCTAGAATGGAAGGCATTTGTGCTGCAAGAAATATGGCAAACTATCCAAATAAAATAAGTTACAACTCAGTTCCTCAAACATTAAACCTTAACACAGAAGTGAGCTTTGTTGAAAATGAAAAAATAGATGAAAACCATGAAATTGTAGACATTGGATTTCCTGGAATTGCAGGTCCTGGAAACTTCTGGACTATAATGGATGGTGAAACAGGTTTTACAAAAGTATCCTTTGATGCAGACGACAATAAAATAAAAAGAATAACTTCAATATCACCATCTTCAGTTAGTGATGTTGCCTACTTATCATATATCATGAGAGAGGATTATGATTTAAATGATTATGATGATTTTATTGAAATACACCCATCAACTGATACAAACTATAAAATCATTAAAAATATGTGGTTATAA
- a CDS encoding glycosyltransferase, with the protein MKALILMAGRGLGGDAVVTLNVIRALEERGVQCELALDENSPGVLFKKKGYTWHKIKIPQAGGHAATKLSAMKAAFKMLTATFKVRRLIKKLDVDFIVGVIGGGAIVGSVGAKLSNTPAASVICTPLDSKVCSKFNPCFALPETSLFRQEVLPDNIQKTYFPINADVNEGNADVAFRKLKEEPLFDENKKTILFSSGSSIFKGIIDAANKFAEYANGEYNLLLIGLPLKEDYLDGLHNDIIYLGYVDWLKDLYAFLDLAVLTDDGLMVEESVACELPTVALTRVKWGRYHNMAGIFEGAVIESELDESNEKIMEALNNLDSLKEASKKYSSNLVHSKEILADKILEAVKK; encoded by the coding sequence ATGAAAGCATTAATATTAATGGCTGGACGAGGTTTAGGTGGAGATGCAGTTGTTACACTGAATGTTATTAGGGCATTGGAAGAACGTGGAGTTCAATGTGAATTAGCTCTTGATGAAAACTCTCCTGGTGTTTTATTTAAGAAAAAAGGGTATACTTGGCATAAGATTAAAATTCCTCAAGCTGGAGGTCATGCAGCAACTAAACTTAGTGCTATGAAAGCCGCTTTTAAAATGTTAACTGCGACATTTAAAGTTAGAAGGTTAATTAAGAAATTAGATGTTGACTTTATTGTAGGAGTTATTGGTGGGGGAGCTATTGTAGGTTCTGTTGGTGCAAAATTATCAAACACTCCTGCAGCATCTGTTATATGCACTCCTCTTGATTCTAAAGTCTGTTCTAAGTTTAATCCATGTTTTGCATTACCTGAAACTAGCTTATTTAGGCAAGAGGTTCTTCCAGATAATATTCAAAAAACTTATTTCCCAATTAATGCTGATGTAAATGAGGGGAATGCTGATGTTGCTTTTAGAAAATTAAAAGAGGAACCTCTTTTTGATGAAAATAAGAAAACTATTCTTTTTTCATCAGGATCTTCTATATTTAAAGGAATAATTGATGCTGCTAATAAATTTGCAGAATATGCTAATGGTGAATATAACCTTCTTTTAATAGGTCTTCCTTTAAAAGAGGATTATTTAGATGGATTACATAATGATATTATTTATTTAGGTTATGTGGACTGGTTAAAAGATTTGTATGCCTTTCTTGATTTAGCCGTGTTAACTGATGATGGATTGATGGTTGAAGAGTCTGTAGCATGTGAACTTCCGACTGTTGCACTTACTCGTGTAAAATGGGGAAGATACCATAATATGGCAGGAATCTTTGAAGGAGCAGTAATAGAATCAGAGCTAGATGAATCCAATGAAAAAATCATGGAAGCTTTAAATAATTTAGACAGTTTAAAAGAAGCTTCTAAAAAGTATTCTTCTAATTTAGTTCATTCTAAAGAAATTTTAGCAGATAAAATTTTAGAAGCTGTTAAAAAATAG